From Neisseria musculi, the proteins below share one genomic window:
- the pgi gene encoding glucose-6-phosphate isomerase yields the protein MKHLQDLPSWRELWKHFDATKGLHMREMFEQDPERAQRYWLEVGGITLDYSKNRITDETLELLFKLAREAGLPERIKQMFHGEKINETENRAALHIALRNRTNSPIEVDGEDVMPKVNHVLHRMGEFAHEVRSGEWLGYTNQVITDVVNIGIGGSDLGPLMMCTALKPFGHPRLRMHFVSNVDGSQLRDVLEKVHPETTLFIIASKTFTTQETLTNALTAREWFLKHAGEEAAIAKHFAAVSTNIKAVSEFGIDTANMFEFWDWVGGRYSLWSAIGLPIMLFLGEENFIEMLNGAHLMDQHFANAPLEQNMPVLLALIGIWYINYYGGGSHVIAPYDQHLHRLPKFIQQLDMESNGKQVTLDGQPVAHETAPIIWGETGINGQHAFFQLLHQGTHITPIDLIASLEKRSNLPGHHEILLANVFAQAEAFMRGKTPEEARAELTAQGLAAEEAEALVPHKTFSGNRPSNIILMTKINPRNMGSLIALYEHKTFVQGVVWGINSFDQWGVELGKQLAKTILNELTGKTAVQPHDSSTERLIRLYRNTNCSKTEGC from the coding sequence ATGAAACATTTACAGGATTTACCTTCTTGGCGGGAGCTTTGGAAACATTTCGATGCCACCAAAGGCCTGCATATGCGCGAAATGTTCGAGCAAGACCCCGAACGCGCCCAACGCTACTGGCTCGAAGTGGGCGGCATCACGCTGGACTATTCCAAAAACCGCATCACCGATGAAACGCTCGAGCTGCTGTTCAAACTGGCGCGCGAAGCCGGCCTGCCCGAGCGCATCAAACAAATGTTCCACGGCGAAAAAATCAACGAAACCGAAAACCGTGCCGCGCTTCATATTGCCCTGCGCAACCGCACCAACTCGCCCATCGAAGTGGACGGCGAAGACGTGATGCCCAAAGTAAACCACGTGCTGCACCGCATGGGCGAGTTTGCCCACGAAGTGCGCAGCGGAGAATGGCTGGGCTACACCAACCAAGTGATTACCGATGTGGTCAATATCGGCATCGGCGGCTCCGATTTGGGCCCGCTGATGATGTGCACCGCGCTCAAGCCTTTCGGTCATCCGCGCCTGCGTATGCACTTCGTTTCCAATGTGGACGGCTCGCAACTGCGCGATGTGTTGGAAAAAGTGCACCCCGAAACCACGCTGTTCATCATTGCCTCCAAAACCTTCACCACCCAAGAAACGCTCACCAACGCCCTAACCGCCCGCGAATGGTTTTTGAAACATGCCGGTGAAGAAGCCGCGATTGCCAAACATTTTGCCGCCGTTTCCACCAACATAAAAGCGGTATCCGAATTCGGCATCGACACCGCCAATATGTTTGAATTTTGGGATTGGGTGGGCGGCCGCTACAGCCTGTGGTCGGCCATCGGCCTGCCGATTATGCTGTTTTTGGGTGAAGAAAACTTTATCGAAATGCTCAACGGCGCCCACCTGATGGACCAGCACTTCGCCAATGCCCCTCTCGAGCAGAATATGCCGGTGCTGCTGGCGCTGATCGGCATCTGGTATATCAACTACTACGGCGGCGGCAGCCACGTTATCGCCCCTTACGACCAACACCTGCACCGCCTGCCCAAGTTTATCCAGCAGCTGGATATGGAAAGCAACGGCAAGCAGGTTACGCTTGACGGTCAGCCTGTTGCACACGAAACTGCGCCGATTATCTGGGGCGAAACCGGCATCAACGGCCAACACGCCTTTTTCCAACTTCTGCATCAGGGCACCCACATCACCCCCATCGATCTGATTGCCTCGCTCGAAAAACGCAGCAATCTGCCCGGACACCATGAAATCCTATTGGCCAACGTGTTTGCGCAGGCCGAGGCCTTTATGCGCGGCAAAACGCCCGAGGAAGCGCGTGCAGAGCTGACGGCACAAGGCTTGGCGGCCGAAGAAGCAGAGGCTTTGGTGCCGCACAAAACCTTTTCGGGCAACCGCCCCAGCAACATCATTCTGATGACTAAAATCAACCCCCGCAACATGGGCAGCCTGATTGCGCTCTACGAACACAAAACCTTCGTTCAAGGCGTGGTTTGGGGCATCAACAGCTTCGACCAATGGGGCGTGGAGCTGGGCAAACAGCTTGCCAAAACCATTTTAAACGAGCTGACCGGCAAAACCGCCGTGCAGCCGCACGACAGCTCGACCGAGCGCCTGATCCGCCTTTACCGCAATACCAATTGCAGCAAAACAGAAGGCTGCTGA
- the hpnD gene encoding presqualene diphosphate synthase HpnD: MQPLEYCRRKAAESQSNFLAGFRFLPQPKQNAMTVLYAYCRELDDVADGCSDSRVALTTLHWWRADLEKVFSDGQTPEHPVCQALKTVARDFSLPHNELAEIINGMQMDLEQARYGRFEDLQLYCYRVAGVVGRLITRILGFSRPETLDYAGKMGLALQLTNIIRDVGEDARNGRIYLPAEELQRFNVPAQTILQGTPTPEFAELMAFQITRARQTYREAVALLPHEERKNQKAGLVMASIYFALLNEIERDGTGHVLQYKIAIPAPRKKRIALKTWLFGFNP, from the coding sequence GTGCAGCCGCTTGAATATTGCCGCCGAAAAGCCGCCGAAAGCCAATCCAACTTTTTGGCCGGCTTTCGTTTTCTGCCGCAGCCCAAGCAAAACGCGATGACGGTTTTATACGCCTACTGCCGCGAGCTTGATGATGTGGCAGACGGCTGCTCCGATTCCCGCGTTGCCCTAACCACGCTCCACTGGTGGCGTGCCGATTTGGAAAAAGTTTTTTCAGACGGCCAAACGCCCGAACACCCCGTCTGCCAAGCCCTGAAAACCGTAGCGCGCGATTTTTCCCTGCCGCATAACGAGCTGGCAGAAATCATCAACGGCATGCAGATGGATTTAGAACAAGCCCGCTACGGCCGCTTTGAAGATTTGCAGCTTTACTGCTACCGCGTTGCCGGCGTAGTGGGGCGGCTGATTACCCGCATCCTCGGCTTTTCCCGCCCCGAAACGCTGGATTACGCCGGCAAAATGGGGCTTGCCCTGCAACTCACCAATATCATCCGCGATGTGGGCGAAGACGCGCGCAACGGCCGCATTTATCTGCCCGCCGAAGAACTGCAACGCTTCAACGTGCCGGCACAAACCATTCTGCAAGGCACGCCCACGCCCGAATTTGCCGAACTGATGGCATTTCAAATCACGCGCGCCCGCCAAACCTACCGCGAAGCGGTGGCACTGCTGCCGCACGAAGAGCGCAAAAACCAAAAAGCCGGCCTGGTGATGGCCAGCATTTACTTTGCTTTGCTGAACGAAATCGAGCGCGATGGTACCGGCCATGTTTTGCAATACAAAATCGCCATTCCCGCACCGCGCAAAAAGCGCATTGCCCTGAAAACCTGGCTGTTCGGATTTAACCCATGA
- a CDS encoding SIS domain-containing protein: MLSKISESLSGLSGAERKVAESALAEPKWFVHAAVAEIAERASVSQPTVIRFCRSLGYKGLPEFKLALSASIGHEGMPYVHEELNADDDMASVVEKVLGNAAASILGARRFLKENELEAAIALLTHARRIEFYGVGNSGIVAQDAQHKFFRFGISTVAYVDTHIQLMAASVLSNHDVLVVISNSGSSIELLDAVSIAKENGAAVIAITRSGSPLAQLADCVLSIAAQENVELYTPMVSRLLQLAVIDILAIGLALRLGETASLQLQKSKRSIHSKHLEYDKDKDPKS, encoded by the coding sequence ATGTTAAGCAAAATCAGCGAATCATTAAGCGGTTTATCAGGCGCAGAGCGCAAAGTAGCCGAATCGGCATTGGCCGAGCCCAAATGGTTTGTACACGCGGCCGTGGCCGAAATCGCCGAGCGCGCCTCGGTAAGCCAGCCCACCGTTATCCGTTTCTGCCGCAGCCTGGGCTATAAAGGACTGCCCGAATTCAAACTGGCCTTGTCGGCCAGCATCGGCCACGAAGGCATGCCTTATGTGCATGAAGAGCTCAATGCCGACGACGATATGGCCAGCGTGGTGGAAAAGGTGTTGGGCAATGCCGCTGCCTCCATACTCGGCGCGCGCCGGTTTTTGAAAGAAAACGAGTTGGAAGCCGCCATCGCCCTGCTCACCCATGCCCGCCGTATCGAATTTTACGGTGTGGGCAACTCGGGTATCGTGGCACAAGATGCGCAGCATAAATTTTTCCGTTTCGGCATTTCCACTGTGGCCTATGTGGACACCCATATCCAGCTGATGGCGGCATCGGTGCTGAGCAATCACGATGTGCTGGTGGTGATTTCCAATTCAGGCTCCTCTATCGAACTGCTCGATGCAGTAAGCATTGCCAAAGAAAACGGCGCGGCGGTGATTGCCATCACCCGTTCGGGCTCGCCGCTGGCGCAGCTTGCCGATTGCGTGCTGAGCATTGCCGCCCAAGAAAATGTAGAACTCTACACACCGATGGTTTCGCGGCTGCTGCAATTGGCCGTTATCGACATTCTTGCCATCGGCCTGGCTCTGCGGTTGGGCGAAACCGCCAGCCTGCAACTGCAAAAAAGCAAGCGCAGCATTCACAGCAAACATTTGGAATACGATAAAGACAAGGATCCAAAATCATGA
- a CDS encoding glucokinase: MSITQHKKAAPPQTSAQWPRLVADIGGTNARFALETSPQQIEKIEVLPCNDYDTIIDAAREYLRRAGNPKISHAAIAIANPITGDWVQMTNHHWAFSIETTRQSLGLETLIMLNDFTAQALAITQVLPEDLVQVGGTRPQPNAPKAVIGPGTGLGVSGLIPSNAGWVPLAGEGGHVSFPPFDDAEVMIWQFAKKKYGHVSAERFLSGAGLTLIYEALATKEGVKPQKLTPAEISEQALSGSSPLCRLALDIFCAMLGTVASNLALTLGAGGGVYLCGGIIPRFIDYFKYSPFRSRFENKGRFDAYLAAIPVYVVLSKFPGLQGAAVALSNHLKGCSNNTAALGGAADGAAKE; encoded by the coding sequence ATGTCTATTACGCAGCATAAAAAAGCCGCCCCGCCCCAAACATCTGCACAATGGCCGCGCCTGGTGGCCGATATAGGCGGCACCAATGCCCGCTTCGCGCTGGAAACTTCGCCGCAGCAGATTGAAAAAATCGAAGTGCTGCCCTGCAACGATTACGACACCATTATCGATGCGGCAAGAGAATATCTGCGCCGGGCAGGCAACCCGAAAATCAGCCACGCCGCCATTGCCATTGCCAATCCGATTACCGGCGACTGGGTTCAGATGACCAACCACCATTGGGCGTTTTCCATCGAAACCACCCGCCAGTCGTTAGGTTTGGAAACCCTGATCATGCTCAACGACTTTACCGCGCAGGCGTTGGCGATTACCCAGGTGCTGCCGGAAGATTTGGTGCAGGTGGGCGGCACCCGGCCCCAGCCCAATGCGCCCAAAGCCGTGATCGGGCCGGGAACCGGCCTGGGCGTGAGCGGCCTGATTCCAAGCAATGCAGGCTGGGTGCCCCTGGCCGGCGAGGGCGGGCATGTGAGCTTTCCGCCGTTTGACGATGCCGAAGTGATGATCTGGCAGTTTGCTAAGAAAAAATACGGCCATGTGTCTGCCGAACGCTTTTTAAGCGGCGCCGGCCTGACGCTGATTTATGAAGCGCTGGCCACCAAAGAAGGGGTGAAGCCGCAAAAACTCACTCCTGCCGAAATCAGCGAGCAGGCCTTGAGCGGTTCATCGCCTTTGTGCCGCCTAGCCTTGGATATTTTCTGCGCCATGCTCGGCACCGTGGCCTCCAACTTGGCCTTAACGCTCGGCGCCGGCGGCGGGGTGTATCTGTGCGGCGGGATCATTCCGCGCTTTATCGACTATTTCAAATATTCGCCGTTCCGCAGCCGTTTTGAAAACAAGGGACGCTTCGATGCCTATCTGGCAGCGATTCCCGTTTATGTGGTACTGAGCAAATTCCCCGGTCTTCAGGGCGCGGCGGTGGCATTGTCCAACCATCTCAAGGGCTGCAGCAACAACACAGCGGCACTGGGCGGGGCGGCCGATGGAGCAGCCAAAGAATAA
- a CDS encoding sugar MFS transporter → MSEQTQQNNTFALSVLTTLFFMMGFITCMNDILIPHLKEIFKLSYTQAMLIQFCFFAAYAVMSIPMGKLVEKLGYKNGVIGGFLIASVGCLLFYPAAGSHSYPIFLGALFILASGIVLLQVAGNPYVTLLAKPGKESATLTLIQAFNSLATMIAPPLGAMLIFVDATASEAERISSVQIPYLGLAGFLILLAVVVKMLHLPDARKIAEEETEHNHDGKTSVWQYKHMVLGALGIFCYVGAEVAIGSLMINVLEATAGLSHTTGAFYLSVYWGGAMVGRFIGSAMMNKIQPSKYLAFNAVAATTLIIIAIMAGGGFITMWSLLLIGFFNSIMFPTIFSLATKGLGKFTGAASGIICTAIVGGAIVPVVQGFFADNIGLLVSFFVPVLCYLYILFFAAKGHKADEKTA, encoded by the coding sequence ATGTCAGAGCAAACGCAGCAAAACAACACCTTTGCCTTATCGGTGTTGACCACACTATTTTTCATGATGGGCTTCATCACCTGCATGAACGATATTCTCATCCCCCACTTAAAAGAAATTTTCAAACTTTCCTACACCCAGGCAATGCTGATTCAGTTTTGCTTTTTTGCCGCTTATGCCGTGATGTCGATTCCGATGGGCAAGCTGGTGGAAAAACTGGGCTATAAAAACGGCGTTATCGGCGGCTTTTTAATCGCCTCAGTGGGCTGTTTGCTGTTTTACCCTGCTGCCGGCAGCCACTCTTACCCGATTTTCTTGGGCGCATTGTTCATTTTGGCTTCAGGCATCGTGCTGCTTCAGGTTGCAGGCAACCCCTATGTAACCCTGCTGGCCAAGCCCGGTAAAGAATCCGCCACGCTCACGCTGATTCAGGCCTTCAACTCGCTGGCCACCATGATTGCCCCGCCGTTGGGTGCCATGCTGATTTTCGTGGATGCAACCGCCAGCGAAGCCGAGCGCATCTCTTCGGTGCAGATTCCCTATCTGGGGCTGGCCGGCTTTCTGATTCTGCTGGCAGTGGTGGTGAAAATGCTCCACCTGCCCGATGCGCGCAAAATCGCCGAAGAAGAAACCGAACACAACCACGACGGCAAAACCAGCGTTTGGCAATACAAACATATGGTTTTGGGCGCACTGGGCATTTTTTGCTACGTGGGTGCCGAAGTGGCCATCGGTTCGCTGATGATTAACGTGCTGGAAGCAACCGCAGGGCTAAGCCACACCACCGGCGCGTTTTATCTGTCGGTTTACTGGGGCGGCGCAATGGTCGGCCGCTTTATCGGCTCGGCCATGATGAACAAAATCCAACCCAGCAAATATCTGGCATTTAACGCCGTTGCCGCCACCACACTCATCATCATTGCCATTATGGCGGGCGGCGGCTTCATCACCATGTGGTCGCTGCTGCTGATCGGCTTTTTCAACTCGATTATGTTCCCCACCATTTTCTCGCTGGCCACCAAAGGCTTGGGCAAATTCACCGGCGCGGCTTCAGGCATTATCTGCACCGCCATTGTAGGCGGCGCGATTGTGCCGGTGGTGCAGGGTTTCTTTGCCGACAACATCGGCCTGTTGGTATCGTTTTTCGTGCCCGTTTTGTGTTATCTGTATATTCTGTTTTTTGCCGCCAAAGGGCATAAAGCAGACGAGAAAACCGCTTGA
- the hpnE gene encoding hydroxysqualene dehydroxylase HpnE has translation MKPTAHRPKIAVIGAGWAGLSAAVRLAGRADVSLFEAGRRAGGRARMLAGGQAGFSFLDNGQHIMLGAYHGVLALMQLIGVSEQNAFLRLPLQWHMAGGLQFQTASLPAPLHIVFGLLKAKNLRFGEKTKLLNDMHALQQYQEASPLPDMAVAQWLLERNISRKLNIQFWRPLVWGALNTPLEHASLRMLCNVLQDGVWSGKAGSDYLLPKQDLGSIIAEPALAFLAAHGAAVHLETRAARLTGLPDGRVAVNGQAFDAAIPAVAPYHAAALMPSETPDSVVAAFNAVRHHAITTVYLRYAETVHLPAPLTGLAEGTAQWFVQRGALGLPANETAAVISLSDLIGRLKPEEWAARVHADLKTLCPYLGEPLAVRVITEQRAAAAATVARTLPDLSWLHLRRIYPAGDYLHPRYPSTLEAAVQSGLSAADVCYTDCCAVKNAF, from the coding sequence ATGAAACCCACCGCACACCGTCCGAAAATCGCCGTTATCGGCGCAGGCTGGGCCGGCCTTTCTGCCGCCGTGCGGCTGGCCGGCCGTGCCGATGTCAGCCTGTTTGAAGCAGGCCGCCGGGCAGGCGGGCGGGCGCGCATGCTCGCAGGCGGGCAGGCCGGGTTCAGCTTTCTCGACAACGGCCAACACATCATGCTCGGCGCTTATCACGGCGTACTCGCGCTGATGCAGTTAATCGGCGTATCCGAGCAAAACGCCTTTCTGCGGTTGCCCCTGCAATGGCACATGGCCGGCGGCCTGCAGTTTCAGACGGCCTCCCTTCCCGCCCCGCTGCATATCGTTTTCGGCCTGCTCAAAGCCAAAAACCTGCGCTTTGGCGAAAAAACCAAGCTGCTCAACGACATGCATGCCTTGCAGCAATATCAAGAAGCCTCCCCCCTGCCCGACATGGCGGTTGCCCAATGGCTGCTCGAGCGCAACATTTCGCGCAAACTCAATATCCAGTTTTGGCGGCCCTTAGTGTGGGGCGCACTCAACACCCCGCTTGAACACGCCAGCCTGCGTATGCTGTGCAACGTGCTGCAAGACGGCGTATGGTCGGGCAAAGCAGGCAGCGATTATCTGCTGCCCAAACAGGATTTGGGCAGCATCATCGCCGAACCCGCGCTGGCGTTTCTTGCCGCACACGGCGCAGCCGTGCATTTGGAAACCCGCGCAGCGCGGCTGACCGGCCTGCCGGACGGACGGGTAGCGGTGAACGGGCAGGCCTTTGATGCCGCCATACCCGCCGTGGCCCCCTACCACGCCGCTGCGCTGATGCCGTCTGAAACGCCCGATAGCGTGGTGGCGGCTTTCAACGCCGTCCGCCACCACGCCATCACCACCGTTTATCTGCGCTACGCCGAAACCGTGCACCTTCCCGCCCCGCTCACCGGCCTGGCCGAAGGCACGGCGCAATGGTTTGTCCAACGCGGCGCGCTCGGCCTGCCCGCCAACGAAACCGCCGCCGTTATCAGCCTCTCCGACCTTATCGGCCGTCTGAAACCCGAAGAATGGGCGGCACGCGTGCACGCCGATTTAAAAACGCTCTGCCCCTATCTGGGCGAACCGCTGGCCGTGCGTGTGATTACCGAGCAGCGCGCCGCCGCCGCCGCAACCGTTGCCCGCACCCTGCCCGATTTATCGTGGCTGCATCTCCGCCGCATCTATCCCGCAGGCGATTATCTGCACCCGCGCTATCCTTCCACCTTAGAGGCAGCCGTGCAATCCGGCCTGAGCGCGGCCGATGTGTGTTACACCGATTGCTGCGCCGTCAAAAATGCTTTTTAA
- the zwf gene encoding glucose-6-phosphate dehydrogenase has product MDKQTNFDLVLFGATGDLAMRKLLPCLYQAHVAGLLHPAGRILGVSRSELDTAGFLEKVDSDSKIHIKQNFSEEAWASFIKRIHYLTVDVTRPEDFKALAEAVKARRETDNVVIYLSTAPKFFAPACAELANVGLNGSNVRIVLEKPLGTDLKSSQEINTDVARYFQEEQVYRIDHYLGKEALQNLLALRFANLVFEPLWNNKYVKSVQLTIAEQLGVEERGEFYDITGALRDMVQNHLMQMLCMTAMEAPKSLDADDVRDEKLKVIKSLKPLTYADVDTDVVRAQYTESKGMNGYLQERNVPAGSRTETYVAIKAEINNERWAGVPFYLRTGKRLTGKVAEIVLNFRDLPRHIFENSQAAPNRLVIELQPAESVRLYTQVKTPGAGNKVELTALSVDMGKEIQGRRAEAYERLLLDVINGKLALFNRRDELEAAWEWVMPIMENWENSSTPPHGYPADSWGPEAARNLLARNGDKWHEEQ; this is encoded by the coding sequence ATGGATAAGCAAACAAATTTTGACTTGGTGCTGTTTGGCGCAACCGGAGATTTGGCCATGCGCAAACTGCTGCCCTGCCTCTATCAGGCCCACGTTGCCGGCCTGCTCCACCCCGCGGGCCGTATTTTGGGAGTGAGCCGCAGCGAATTGGATACCGCAGGCTTTCTCGAAAAAGTAGACTCCGATTCCAAAATCCACATCAAACAGAATTTCAGTGAAGAGGCGTGGGCTTCTTTTATCAAGCGCATACACTATCTGACTGTAGATGTAACCCGGCCCGAAGATTTCAAAGCCTTGGCCGAAGCCGTGAAAGCACGCCGGGAAACCGACAACGTGGTCATTTATCTCTCTACCGCGCCGAAATTTTTTGCCCCTGCCTGCGCCGAGCTGGCCAACGTGGGCTTAAACGGCAGCAATGTACGCATCGTGCTTGAGAAACCGCTGGGTACCGATTTGAAATCCTCCCAAGAAATCAACACCGATGTAGCACGCTATTTCCAAGAAGAGCAGGTTTACCGCATCGATCACTATCTGGGCAAAGAAGCCCTGCAAAACCTGCTGGCGCTGCGTTTTGCCAATCTTGTGTTCGAACCGCTGTGGAACAACAAATATGTGAAAAGCGTGCAGCTCACCATTGCCGAGCAGTTGGGCGTTGAAGAGCGCGGCGAGTTTTACGACATCACCGGTGCCTTGCGCGATATGGTGCAGAACCACCTGATGCAGATGCTGTGTATGACCGCGATGGAAGCGCCCAAAAGCCTCGATGCCGATGATGTGCGCGATGAAAAACTGAAAGTTATCAAATCGCTCAAGCCACTCACTTATGCTGATGTAGATACCGATGTGGTGCGCGCGCAATACACCGAAAGCAAAGGCATGAACGGCTATCTGCAGGAGCGTAACGTGCCCGCCGGCAGCCGCACTGAAACCTATGTGGCCATCAAGGCCGAAATCAACAACGAGCGCTGGGCAGGCGTGCCGTTTTATCTGCGCACCGGCAAGCGTTTAACCGGCAAAGTGGCCGAAATCGTGTTGAACTTCCGCGACCTGCCCCGGCATATTTTTGAAAACAGCCAAGCCGCGCCCAACCGTTTGGTTATCGAATTGCAGCCCGCCGAGTCGGTACGCCTCTACACCCAGGTCAAAACCCCGGGTGCAGGCAACAAAGTGGAGCTCACCGCCCTGAGCGTGGACATGGGCAAAGAGATACAAGGCCGCCGCGCCGAAGCCTACGAGCGGCTGCTGTTGGACGTGATTAACGGCAAGCTGGCGCTGTTCAACCGCCGCGACGAGTTGGAAGCCGCTTGGGAATGGGTGATGCCGATTATGGAAAACTGGGAAAACAGCTCCACCCCGCCGCACGGCTACCCCGCCGATTCATGGGGCCCCGAAGCTGCCCGCAACCTGCTCGCACGCAACGGCGACAAGTGGCACGAAGAGCAGTAA
- the pgl gene encoding 6-phosphogluconolactonase — MAYQWHSYENAAAASAALADAAEAALQHALNKKGSAVLAVSGGRSPIAFFEALSQKNLDWQNIGITLVDERIVPTTHADSNTGLVRRHLLQNQAAAAQWIPVVEAGTTETGLQPETVVQTALQHYRQPDVLVLGMGGDGHTASLFPQAPQLDKGLDRNNPTPLLHTTPVTAPHERVSMTLAAIAQTPAVFLAIGGAEKKAVFDQAAAAPNKAYPVSYIINHEKVNCHVYYAA; from the coding sequence ATGGCTTATCAATGGCATTCTTACGAAAACGCAGCCGCGGCTTCTGCCGCATTGGCCGATGCGGCAGAAGCTGCCCTGCAACACGCGCTGAACAAAAAAGGCAGCGCCGTTTTGGCCGTTTCGGGCGGCCGCTCCCCCATCGCCTTTTTCGAGGCCTTGTCGCAAAAAAATCTGGATTGGCAGAATATCGGCATCACCCTGGTAGACGAGCGCATCGTGCCCACCACCCACGCCGACAGCAACACCGGCCTGGTGCGCCGGCACCTGCTGCAAAACCAAGCCGCCGCCGCACAATGGATTCCCGTGGTGGAAGCCGGCACAACCGAAACCGGTTTGCAGCCCGAAACCGTGGTTCAGACGGCCTTGCAGCACTATCGGCAGCCCGATGTGCTGGTGTTGGGCATGGGCGGCGACGGCCATACCGCATCGCTGTTCCCCCAAGCTCCGCAGCTCGATAAAGGTTTGGACAGAAATAACCCGACCCCGCTCCTGCACACCACACCCGTTACTGCGCCGCACGAGCGCGTGAGCATGACGCTGGCTGCTATCGCGCAAACCCCCGCCGTGTTTCTGGCCATCGGCGGCGCAGAAAAAAAAGCGGTGTTTGACCAAGCCGCCGCCGCACCCAACAAAGCCTACCCCGTCAGCTACATCATCAACCACGAAAAGGTAAACTGCCATGTCTATTACGCAGCATAA